The stretch of DNA TCTGGGTGTTTCCATTTGTCCTTGTGCTTCTGCTTCTGCCGATGCCGCTTATATCTCTCTTCCTTCTATGGGACAAAGCAAGTCAGGTCAGGGTGGAGTTGAAGTCAGCCCTGAATGCCTGCCTCCCCCCGTATTCCACCCCCTTCTGGCTCTTGCCCCATCCAGCCTCTGACCTTTGCCTCTCCCTcgcctccctgccctctgctttcCCACACCCACTTCACCCTTCCCGTCACCTTTTTCTCAGACTTCTTCTCCCGACGCTTTACATGCTTCACTTTCACTGCCCTCTTCCGCAGGGCAGGATCCAAGAACGGGGACTCCTCTGTGTCACTCATCCAGGGCTGCAAGTGAGGCATATGCTGACCCACCTGCCCCACTTGTGACTACCCCACCCCCTACTCAGTTCCCAAATCAGCCTTCCatactctgccttctctctcctcatcATGGAAACTCAGCTTCTGTAACCTCCACCCTTCCACCATGGCACGCTCCACCTGCTCACCAGGCCATGGTCATCAAAGGCCCCTGCACAGAAGTCCTGGTACAGGTCAGGATCCAGTGGTAGGTCCTCGTCTGAGAGTGGCTCAGGTGTGGCCGTAGCCTCAGGTGGCTCCTTGACCGCTGATGATGCCACTGCCCCCTCGTCCTCACGGATGCGCCCCAGCTTCTGTGAtggctgtggctgctgctggGTGGGCAGTGGCCTGCGAGGCCTTGGCAGGGATTCTGAGGGCGTCACTGGCGAGAGCTGCAGGGCAGAATCTCAGGACTGGCCCTGACCGCCCTGCCCGcatgccccgccccgccctgggGGGCTGGACTCACCGAGGAAGGGAAGTACTTGTACGATTCCTGTGCCGGCAGGAGGAAGGCCCAGGTCAGCCCCAAGTGGATGGAGGGTGGCCCTGCCCTAGCCCCTCCCACAAGAGCCTAGCCCCACCAACTAACCCTGCCTCGCCTCCCCAGAAACACACCCACTGCTCCTACTTCTCATCACTAGGACATGCTGAACCCTGCCCCACCTGGCCTGACATGCCTGACCACCTTGAAACATCTGGCTCTACTCTGCCCATCTGGGGTTGGAGGCGCCCCTGCTAGCCCTGCACACCTGATCACGCCCCATTCGTCTGGACAGGTCAGGCTCCTTCCCACCTGTCTATGTGCAGTAGGCCCCACCTCACCTGGCCCACCCCTCCTAGCCTCAATGAGCTCCTCCTGGACACACTGACGCCCCCACCTGGCCCTGCCCAGCTCTACCCATGCTCACCCGGGCCCGCAGCTGGCACTGACGCAGCCGGCACTTCTGCCGGATCTTGTTGGGGCCCCCAAACTTCTTCATGTCCCGACAGAAGTCACAGTGGCCACAGTCCTCAGTGCGCCGGCAGGCCTCGCACTCGCCACACATGCGGGCTGACCGTTTgatctgctgctgctgttgttgctgctgctgctgctgctgctgctggtgatgCTGGGGGAAGGGGCCCGGAACAGAAATCAGGAACCCAAGGAGGGCCTGACACGGGATCACCCTACCTATCCCAGCCGTGGCAGCCACTCACCTGGCTGGGTGTGGCCACCAAGGGCTGTGGAGAGGATTTGTGGGGCGAAGCAGAGCCCCGAGCAAGCATCGCCCCAACCCCTGTCCCTGACCCCGCCCGGCGCTGCAGATCTGGATCCGGGGCAGGCCTCTTGCGCCCTCCACCCTCATCCCGAGGCTCACTGCCGTCTCGCTCATTGCTGTCCCGCTCCCGTGACTTCTTGTGCCGATAACGGATTTCCAGCTTGGGGTCTTTCTCTGCGGGGCAGACAGTGGGACCAGGACAGGTTAACAATGAGGGATTTGGATGGTCCCAgaactctttcttcctcttcttttctgtccCACTCACCTGCTCTGTCCCCCTACTCCAGGGCAGGCTAACCCCTCTGGTGGGACCCTGTGTTTGGGCTCACAGTGGAGTCTCCATTCCAACTCACCACAAACCAACAATCACCCGTCACTACTCCCTATGACCCACCCTCCCTTTATGGATTCTCCCTCAAGGCAGGTGGACCTGCCTGCCCTGTCCAGGCACCCCCCCCTCACCTCGGCAATCCCGACAGTACCACTCCCGGATGGCCTTGGCCATCTTCTCAGTGATCCGGATGCAGTCCCCATGGAACCACTCATTGCAGTTGTCACACCCGCTGCAGAGGATGGGGTGAGTGGTGCAGATGTGAGGGGCCGGACCCATCAGCCTCACCCAACCTTGCAGGTGTCagccccaccctcctctccccggCTCACATCATGAAGCAGTTGATATCTGGTTTGCGGCAGATGCAGTAGATGGGTGCATTCTCCCCATTCTCCGATTTGctgtcctctccagcatctggaGGCTCTGGGTCTGAGCCATCACCCTCCTGTGGGACCCCCCCCCATCATGGCTTCTTAGAGAACCCCTATCATGGTGCCTCATTCCTTGCTACAGCTCCATCGTGGCTCACCACAAACCCCAACATTCTGCCAATAAACTTTCTATCACAGTTCCTCATAGATCTTTGCATCACGGTCCCCACAAACTCCCATCACTCACCCCTAACACCCCAATACCGTTCTTTCAGATCCCATCATTCTGTCTCAGACTTCCCATCACTAACACCCCATTACTCTATCCACACACTCATAACGGTTAGTTATAAACTACCGCGCATCACATATTGCCCCCATCTCTTCTCACAGACACCACGGGATATATTCTACACACTTCCCAACACCGTTTCCCATAGATCTCCCGTTATTAACCCCACAGACAACCCCGCCCCCCAGCACGGCTCCCCACGAACTCCTTGACACAGACTCATCACAGCTTATTACACACTGCCTGGTGCGGCTCTGCCCAATCTCCCATTCGGATTGCCACGGAACTATCTATCGAGAGACCCCCACCAAACTTCCATTACGAACCCCTAAAATGGCTCATCACAAAACTCCCAGATGGTTCACACATCAGAAAATTTTCAGAACTTCAGACCCCCAACGTTCTGCCCACAGACCCCTGTTAAGGCTCACCACGGGCGCCCACCATACTGCCCAGACTCTTCCTACTGTTCACCACAGACTCTCTTGCCTCTGCTCACGGACCCCGCCTCTACCAATCCCACTGACCTCTACTGCCGACCCCCTCCCGGGACTCGTACTCACCATCTCTCCGCTCTCGGCGCACCCCTCCGCTGCCCCCGCCAGCGACCCGCGAACCTGCTGCACAGACCTCTCGCTGGCGTTCGCGGCCGTTGTAAAGGCGCCCACAACTACTTCCGCTTTGGTCGCGCCTCCCGGGCACCGTACTCTTATTGCGCAGGCCCAATGCGTCGGCTCCGCAGCAAACAAGTAGATCCGGCGCCTAGAGCCGCTACAAGTCTCTCAGACGCCACCATCTTGACTATTGACTACTGAGACCGTAAGGCGGCCGAATCCGTAAGTGCGGGAAACATGGCCGCACCTGCATCGCAGCTTTCCCGAGATCACCGCCACTCTGTCGGCCGAGTCCGTACGGTGACCACTTGTACGGACACAACGTTACAGGCAACATGGCCGCGCCTATGCGCCACTTCCACGCATATGCCGTCATCTTGGAATCTGATTCCGTAAGATGGCCGAGTCCGTACGTTTACAGGCAATACATGGCAGCGCCTTAATCGCGGCTTCCACAAGGTGCCGCCATTTTGACCATCGATTCCGTACGCCGGAGGCTTGTCCTGCTGAGAAGTTCACAGAAAAAGTGGCGGCTTCCGAAACACGACCTGTATCAAGTCACACTCATTCTTCTATTCAATCACTTTACCCTTTCACATGTATAAATGGGACGCCAGCAGACTGGGTGTCGTGCGCTGCGAAGGAAACCATTCTCCCTGTTATGTCTCCGACGTTTACCTTCCACCGCTCTTTCCCGCTCAGCCAGGCCTGGCACTGTTCAGCCCCTGGGCTTTTGCAGGAGTGCTTTCGCTTCTCCGAATTAGTCCCAAGCAACGGTGCAAGGCCATGAACGGTGGTGGACTGACCGACTCTGGTGAGAAGTGGCCTAACCAAAGTAGATTTTGAAATCCGAGACACTAGCTTCACCAAGTCTTCCCCGACCTGTGGATTTGACAGGTTCCTGGTGACGTCCGCTTTGGTTCTCTTGTTTCATACACATTCAATTCTTtcctataaaattaattttaacattctgttttaaattagattaagtacaaaaaaaaaaaatctggacagaTCGGAGAGCTAGGCATCTCAGGGTAATGATCTAACTCTGGCAACCACGGAGGTCAAATGACTTACAAAAGGTCAGTGCCCCCATCACTGACCCACGGGATACGCGAGTCGTGGTCATACTAAGTGTCCACACGTCCACATTCAAAGTCAGAACGACTTGATTCGGGTTGAAGAGAGGGGTctggggaaaatgaaaattttcactctttgctaACATTTATTCTGGATTTCTTGGCTCTGGACATAGCAACTTCTTTGCTACTGATGGTTGTCCTGTGTATGGTTCAGATATCTggggttttgttattttttcgcCTTTCCTAAACGTTTTTACTCGTTGTCCCCTCCACACCATCACAGACACCAAAGACACAGAAACCGCAACATGGATTCTGTAACCCTCTCTTCCTAAAACAGGTTTTTAATCCACAAAATGGAACTTCAAATCCAGACTTgcctccttttttaaattaattaatactgAGTTATCTTTATTtgattgtaatttattttaataaacaatttAATTCATCAAATTAATTGTTCATTTAATGTATTAGTTTTAGTATAAATGAATATGTGTTGGTAAGGTACTCAGATAAATTTAGTTTAACATCAATTTATGAATTTCATGTAATTCAATTTTAAGTTAATTACAATTTGATGTATGAAAATAAGTTTAAGGGGATATAGTTCAAGTATGACTTAAATGTAATTACTCAAATTTAACATTACTGACTTCTGATTTACTCAATTTAATTTggttcaaaataatttaatattaattcaaTTTGTTCAAGTatcatttaatttcaatttaatttttttactttgatattttacgttttatttaatatgatttaatttaattcaatttccatttaatttaacacatttaaatttgaattcaaattCACCTAATTCATTACATTTCAATGTTACATAACTAaattgaatgaattaaatttatattcaattactataatatttaagtataatttattaaattaaatatgatttattcgGTTAAGaaaaaacagtgagaaaacaCAAATTGCTCACCTCATGAATGCAAAAAGAGCTATCAGTACAGATcttacagatattaaaaagagaatattattcacACATTTATACCAACCTAatgcaatatatttatttgactacttagataaaatgaacaaattcattGAAAAAGACAACTTAGCAAAACTAACacttgaagaaatagaaattttgaatagCCAAGCAGCTATTAGATTATTtgaatttctaattaaaaaacttttccacaaagaaaacccCAAGCCCAAATAGCTTCACTAATAAATtccatcaaatatttaaggaggaaaaaagaccAATCCTATACAAAGTCTTTGAGATAATAGAGGAAGAAGGaatacttcccaattcattttcaGAATCATTTCCCTGATACCAGACtagacaaagacaagaaaagaaaatgacaggccAACCTACCCCACGAGCATAAATGCTACAAATTTTGAGAAACAGTCTCCAAAAGACTGCTTTTACTTTCGACATCACTATAGAATTTAGAGTTCTCCCAAACCATGCTTACTTCTGACACTAATTGCAAGTTCAGGGGTTCCCAACTAATTTGCTAGAAGGCCTCACAGAACTTACTGAAAATTGTATTCACAGGTATCATAGGGAGAGGATCAAAATCTGTCATAGAACAGGGTCTGGAAGGGTTCCAAATACAGAGCTTTGAGTTATCCTGTCCCTTAGGAATCATAGACAGAGTTAGCTGCTCTCAGGAGCAATATGTGACAAACACACATGGAGAATTGTCAACCAGAGAAGCTCACCTGACCCTTGCTGTCCAGAGTCTTTATTGGAGTTCCATTACTTATGCACTGTTGACTGCCCATGTGCCTGATCACAGTTTCTGTCCCCTCAAGAGGAGGAGATCATACCATGTGACTCAGAGTCCTCACCCTAAGTCACATTATTAGACTGTCTGGTGACTAAAGGCCCTCAGGCAAAGACATTTCTGTCAGGAATGACATTAAAGGGCTTAGAGATTACCTTCCAGAAGCCAAGGAGAGTAAAAGACAGACTTGTCTTTAGGCAAAGTTAAATTTTTTACTACATGGATGCAAAGTCATTAACAAAATATAAGCAATTGCATCTagccatttataaaaatgataatacacCATGAAGAAGTGTATTTATGCCAGGAATGATCACCCAAATGCAAGACTGATTTAacgtttgaaatattgcaagtgACTAGTTATACCATGACACTCTGTTTACCTTATACATCTCCATACAGGCCAAGTACGCAAAATTTAATTGCAGTCTGAGTCTCAGTGGAATGCCCTGGATTTCCCCAAAACCAAGGGAGAGAAGCAGCCTTATGAGAAATAGCCCAAAGGCCATTTCTCATCCATCTTCCCGGCTGCAGTTGACCACAAGACTTACCACTTCACCTCTGCTTTGGGAATGACTGCTGGTTATAGAAGCACTTGACTCAAGTTTAGAggtgatttttcagcagaaaagtGACCACCACTGGTACTACCCATATGGCTCCTCTgatttactgtttgtttgtttgtttgtttgtttgtttaatgggACTAGGGATGCAGGAAACTGATACCATGATGACCTTGTAAAATAAACTGTCTGAATGTGTTTGAGCTTTTTGTCTCCTAATTAACTGAGTCTGTGGAAGAATGGCAAGCCATGCTGAACAGCTGTAGTAGTGATACATGTAGCCTTATTAGCCACCACACTACTTAAGCTTAAGGACTGCTTGTCCACTTGATAGTTTAAGACAGTGAACATTAAAACTCCCTGGGATCCAGTAGCAAATGCTCTTGCCTAAGTGGTGGATGACTAAGGGTCCCCCCATTGTCCAACCTgttaatagatgatagataaccCACTGGTTGGCAAGTCAAAGCCTCAGTGTCAGTGTCCCAAAGCATCATCACAGGCTGCCCACAGGACTGACTGATAAACCACCTCCCAAATGTAGGAGCCTATTTGCTAAGTTTTTTGGGTTTATGTGCTTATGCTGCATAATCACTCTGGCCATCAAGAAAAACTGTTCTTTCTTCCCCAGATAGAACGTGCCTTACAAGACAGGTGTTGCTGAATGCAATTGAGCTAGCCCTATGGTTGTCCTGGTTTTGCTTGAAAGGCTGTAAGCTACTCTATTACCTCTCTTAAACCTCACTGTCAGCTATAAATCAAAAACAggctgttggggtgcctggttggctcagttggttgagcatccgacttcagcttgggtcacgatctcgtggtctggtccatgggcttgagccccactttgggctttgtgctgacagctcagagcctggaacctgcttctgattctgtgtctccctctctctttctgctccccccaaccccgctcatgctgtctgtctgtctgtctctctctctctctctctcaaaaataaacatttaaaaaatttttaaaaatttaaaaagcaggtgCGATTACTGTGCTATGTGGGAAGAAGCCATTACACAGCCCCAGCCAATATTCCCGTTCATGAacctatgtttattttgtttgtttggttggttggctggttttgtttttgtttttaactgactCTTTGGGCTGCCACTTTTAGAGTATAACAGAATCCTAAGaccaaaagttaaaaattccCATCTTAAAATACACTAATTACAATTGACCTTTGCACAAcgtgggggttaggggcactgagcACCATGCAGTTAAAAATTGACATAACTTTTGACcctcccaaaacttaactactaaaaACCTACTATTgcctggaagccttactgataacacggtctattaacatgtattttatgtgtttatatgtattatacactgtattcttacaataaaactagagaagagaaaatgttattaaggaaatcataagtaagaaaaacacattttcagtactctactgtatttattgaaaaaaaaatctgcatgtaaacTTAAACATGTGTTGTTCAGGGGTCAAGTGTATAGTGTGGAGAAACTGCCTGTGTTTGTGCTAAAGTGTCTCCAGTTTTACCAACCATCGCTTTTACCCCATTGGTGCAACTATTAATAAgctgagaagggggagggagccTTAATATTATGAAAAGGTTTTGTACTGGGATTCTTGCACAGAGAGTTGtgacaccgaggcttttctttccaggaagcaactttattcctgccggcACTGCTCACCTGGGTTCGTACTGAAGAATTGAGCCCTGAACGCACCACATGGTATAGTTTTTTGcatattttccacttttttgtctCCCAAAGATGGTAACATACAAACctgtagtctgattaagtggtcttatgttacaaggtcatgaagGATGTTGTCACATATACTTATAACCAGGTTGCCtcgaggttttttgtttgttttttacccttAGGGACGGGACCTACCACAGTTTGATTTTGCACCACCGGAAATAATCTCAGGAATCCCCAGGGATCCCCAGACAACACTTTGAGAACTAATTTTCCATACCATAAAGATTACTATTGATCAAATACCGCTGAATATCGTTGATTGGTTAACATATATTATTCTCATTGCACTAACTAAACTGGAACCTCTTTGAAGTCAGGGACACAAGCTCTTTACTTTTGTTAGTATGTGGTGCACCATCTACCTGGTGCCTCATAGATAAATGTCAGTTAGTTAATACATAATCATGCTCATTaagatcttaaaaataatcagcagTTACCTTTCTGTAAATGACTCAGGAAGAGAACACAAAAAGTTGCTAGATAGCcacaaaaatgttctgaaatgggaggagaaattatgttttaaatacacCAGTGGGTCAGCGAAGAAATACACCAGTGAAATCCTGTCAGAAGAGGCAGAGTAACTTTTCAaggtcttctatttatttatttatttttttgaggaggggaggggcagagggagagagagaatcctaaacagctTCCACAcccacagagctggacacagggctcagtctcaagaactgtaagatcatgacatgagccgaatgAGATCAAGGAGATCAGGAGTttgaagctcaaccaactgaaccacccaggccccctcaagGTCTTTCTAATCTAGAGTTTTATTGTAGCAAAACACTGTAACTTAGTAAAGTCCTAAAACttacaaggaaaagaaagtatgatctgtgatatttttcctttacttttcttctaaTTGTAATACTAACACActaaaggaaaactagaaaatctAGGAATATGTGAAACAAAACCCACCCATAATCCTACCATTAAAGAGAAGCATTGTTAACTTGCtaatgtatttacatatgtacatgta from Felis catus isolate Fca126 chromosome D3, F.catus_Fca126_mat1.0, whole genome shotgun sequence encodes:
- the CXXC1 gene encoding CXXC-type zinc finger protein 1 isoform X2; this encodes MEGDGSDPEPPDAGEDSKSENGENAPIYCICRKPDINCFMIGCDNCNEWFHGDCIRITEKMAKAIREWYCRDCREKDPKLEIRYRHKKSRERDSNERDGSEPRDEGGGRKRPAPDPDLQRRAGSGTGVGAMLARGSASPHKSSPQPLVATPSQHHQQQQQQQQQQQQQQIKRSARMCGECEACRRTEDCGHCDFCRDMKKFGGPNKIRQKCRLRQCQLRARLSPVTPSESLPRPRRPLPTQQQPQPSQKLGRIREDEGAVASSAVKEPPEATATPEPLSDEDLPLDPDLYQDFCAGAFDDHGLPWMSDTEESPFLDPALRKRAVKVKHVKRREKKSEKKKEERYKRHRQKQKHKDKWKHPERADAKDPASLPQCLGPGCVRPAQPGSKYCSDDCGMKLAANRIYEILPQRIQQWQQSPCIAEEHGKKLLERIRREQQSARTRLQEMERRFHELEAIILRAKQQAVREDEESNEGDSDDTDLQIFCVSCGHPINPRVALRHMERCYAKYESQTSFGSMYPTRIEGATRLFCDVYNPQSKTYCKRLQVLCPEHSRDPKVPADEVCGCPLVRDVFELTGDFCRLPKRQCNRHYCWEKLRRAEVDLERVRVWYKLDELFEQERNVRTAMTNRAGLLALMLHQTIQHDPLTTDLRSSADR
- the CXXC1 gene encoding CXXC-type zinc finger protein 1 isoform X1, encoding MEGDGSDPEPPDAGEDSKSENGENAPIYCICRKPDINCFMIGCDNCNEWFHGDCIRITEKMAKAIREWYCRDCREKDPKLEIRYRHKKSRERDSNERDGSEPRDEGGGRKRPAPDPDLQRRAGSGTGVGAMLARGSASPHKSSPQPLVATPSQHHQQQQQQQQQQQQQQIKRSARMCGECEACRRTEDCGHCDFCRDMKKFGGPNKIRQKCRLRQCQLRARESYKYFPSSLSPVTPSESLPRPRRPLPTQQQPQPSQKLGRIREDEGAVASSAVKEPPEATATPEPLSDEDLPLDPDLYQDFCAGAFDDHGLPWMSDTEESPFLDPALRKRAVKVKHVKRREKKSEKKKEERYKRHRQKQKHKDKWKHPERADAKDPASLPQCLGPGCVRPAQPGSKYCSDDCGMKLAANRIYEILPQRIQQWQQSPCIAEEHGKKLLERIRREQQSARTRLQEMERRFHELEAIILRAKQQAVREDEESNEGDSDDTDLQIFCVSCGHPINPRVALRHMERCYAKYESQTSFGSMYPTRIEGATRLFCDVYNPQSKTYCKRLQVLCPEHSRDPKVPADEVCGCPLVRDVFELTGDFCRLPKRQCNRHYCWEKLRRAEVDLERVRVWYKLDELFEQERNVRTAMTNRAGLLALMLHQTIQHDPLTTDLRSSADR